A DNA window from Mucilaginibacter xinganensis contains the following coding sequences:
- the gltX gene encoding glutamate--tRNA ligase, producing the protein MSDKKVRVRFAPSPTGGLHLGGVRTVLFNYLFAKKHGGDFVLRIEDTDQSRYVEGAEQYILDCLQWCGLTPDESPVVGGPFAPYRQSERKSLYREYAEKLVREGHAYYAFDTTEELEQNRREIPNFQYGQAYRSGLRNSLSLTEHEVDQLLNAHTPHVIRIKMPADERVSFNDMIRGHVSFETNTVDDKVLLKADGMPTYHLAVVVDDYLMKITHALRGEEWLPSAPVHLLLWEYLGWKADMPQWAHLPLILKPDGHGKLSKRDGARLGFPVYAMNWFDAKTGELTPGFRELGFLPEAFLNLLATLGWNDGTDQEIFTMDELIEKFSIDRVSKAGAKFDFEKAKWFNAEWIKKVKGERLKAIVKEVLEEKGIVVTDDEYLLQIIDKVKDRCVLLPDFYQQSGYFFEQPKAYDINSVKPKWTDAKTDFFNTFITTVTTTAVFEPVELEAAFKALAEEKGIKPGELMLPFRIMLVGGKFGPHVFDIAVLLGREETVERIEKALAAFTG; encoded by the coding sequence ATGTCTGATAAAAAAGTTAGAGTTAGGTTTGCACCAAGCCCTACCGGGGGCCTGCACCTGGGGGGTGTACGCACCGTGTTGTTTAATTATCTTTTTGCCAAAAAACATGGCGGCGATTTTGTTTTAAGGATTGAAGACACCGACCAAAGCCGGTATGTGGAAGGTGCTGAACAATATATTTTAGATTGCCTGCAATGGTGCGGCCTAACCCCGGACGAAAGTCCGGTTGTTGGAGGGCCTTTTGCACCCTACCGCCAAAGCGAACGCAAATCGTTATACCGCGAATATGCTGAAAAACTGGTACGGGAAGGCCACGCCTATTATGCTTTTGATACGACTGAAGAACTGGAACAAAACCGCAGGGAGATCCCTAACTTTCAATACGGGCAGGCCTATCGTAGTGGGCTGCGCAATTCATTATCACTAACGGAACATGAGGTTGATCAATTGCTTAATGCGCATACCCCCCATGTTATCCGTATAAAAATGCCCGCTGATGAACGGGTGAGCTTTAATGATATGATTCGCGGCCATGTTAGTTTTGAAACCAATACGGTTGATGACAAGGTATTGTTAAAGGCCGATGGCATGCCTACCTATCATTTGGCTGTTGTGGTTGATGATTACCTGATGAAAATTACACATGCTTTACGCGGAGAGGAATGGCTGCCCTCTGCTCCGGTACATTTGCTGCTGTGGGAGTATTTGGGATGGAAGGCCGACATGCCGCAATGGGCACATTTACCGCTGATTTTAAAACCTGACGGCCACGGCAAACTCAGCAAACGCGATGGTGCACGACTGGGTTTCCCGGTTTATGCCATGAATTGGTTTGATGCCAAAACGGGTGAGCTTACTCCAGGCTTTCGCGAGTTGGGCTTTTTACCCGAAGCTTTTTTAAACTTACTGGCTACCCTTGGCTGGAACGATGGCACAGACCAGGAGATCTTTACGATGGATGAACTGATAGAAAAATTCTCTATTGACCGCGTAAGCAAAGCCGGGGCGAAGTTTGATTTCGAGAAAGCAAAGTGGTTTAATGCGGAGTGGATAAAAAAGGTTAAAGGCGAAAGATTAAAGGCGATAGTAAAAGAGGTTTTAGAAGAAAAGGGAATTGTGGTTACTGATGATGAATACCTGCTGCAAATTATTGATAAAGTAAAAGATCGCTGTGTTTTACTGCCTGATTTTTACCAGCAGTCCGGATACTTTTTTGAGCAGCCTAAAGCATATGATATAAACTCCGTAAAACCCAAATGGACAGATGCCAAAACGGATTTCTTTAATACTTTCATAACCACGGTAACTACTACTGCGGTATTTGAGCCGGTTGAACTGGAAGCTGCATTTAAAGCTTTAGCCGAAGAGAAAGGGATTAAACCCGGTGAACTAATGTTACCTTTCCGCATTATGCTGGTTGGGGGTAAATTTGGCCCGCATGTATTTGATATTGCGGTACTGCTGGGCAGGGAAGAAACCGTTGAAAGGATTGAAAAAGCACTGGCAGCCTTCACCGGTTAA
- a CDS encoding transferrin receptor-like dimerization domain-containing protein — MKKTFTLAFLVLSAAAIAQQKTISGFTEASAVKELQAEQAFDASLSAPRIGATIKELSAIPHNIGSPGSKAVAEKILQKYKSYGLDAHIETYTVLFPTPKTRLLELTGPTKYSALLKEPALNEDATSNQTGQLPTYNAWSADGDVTAPLVFVNYGLPDDYETLAKLGVDVKGKIVIAKYGRSWRGIKPKVAYEHGAVGCIIYSDPKDDGYTAGDVYPKGAYKNEYGVQRGSVMDMVIYPGDPLTPGVGATKDAKRLDRKDAPTILKIPVLPISYHDAQPLLAALDGIVAPQPWQGGLPITYHLGAGKATVHLKMEFSWDMVPAYDVIAKIKGTKWPDEWVMRGNHHDAWVNGASDPISGQSAMLDEAKALGDLLKTGWKPKRSIVYCSWDGEEPGLLGSTEYVEGHDKELQEKAVVYINSDGNGRGFLGAGGSQALEPFMDEITQNVNDPQTNVSIYDRKKAHELVSAASVKDKKEILDRKGGKLESLGSGSDYSSFLQHLGIPTLDLGFGGEDGGGEYHSIYDSFDDYRRFKDSSFNYGVALSKTAGHAVMRMANAELLPFDFRNLQTTVSKYVTELGELVDKTRENTAMDNQLIKSNDFALAADPTQHEKLPVAKDSVPKLDFTALKTAVDTLKKVADKLAASWTTASQAKGNNDKLNKLLYHAEQQLLSADGLPRRPWYKHTIYAPGFYTGYGVKTLPGIREAIEQRNWKEAQDQIGVVANSINNLVGYLSAGI; from the coding sequence ATGAAAAAAACTTTTACCCTCGCTTTTCTCGTTCTATCAGCAGCAGCAATTGCACAGCAAAAAACAATTTCAGGTTTTACCGAAGCTTCGGCCGTCAAAGAGCTGCAGGCCGAACAGGCCTTTGACGCTTCTTTAAGCGCACCCCGAATTGGTGCAACCATTAAGGAACTTTCCGCAATTCCGCACAACATTGGGTCGCCGGGCAGTAAGGCTGTCGCCGAAAAGATCCTGCAGAAATACAAAAGTTACGGGCTTGATGCCCATATTGAAACTTATACGGTGCTGTTTCCTACACCAAAAACACGGTTGCTTGAACTTACTGGCCCCACTAAATACAGCGCGCTGTTAAAAGAGCCTGCACTAAATGAAGATGCTACCTCTAACCAGACCGGTCAATTACCAACGTATAACGCCTGGAGTGCTGACGGCGACGTTACAGCGCCGCTGGTGTTTGTAAACTATGGCCTGCCTGATGATTACGAAACACTTGCCAAACTGGGCGTTGATGTTAAAGGCAAAATTGTGATAGCTAAATACGGCCGCTCATGGCGCGGTATAAAGCCCAAGGTAGCCTATGAACATGGTGCGGTTGGCTGTATTATTTATTCAGACCCGAAGGACGATGGCTATACCGCAGGCGATGTGTATCCTAAGGGCGCCTATAAAAACGAATATGGTGTACAGCGTGGATCGGTAATGGATATGGTTATTTATCCCGGCGATCCGCTTACGCCGGGTGTGGGTGCCACAAAGGATGCCAAGCGACTGGACAGGAAAGACGCTCCGACGATATTAAAGATCCCCGTGTTGCCAATAAGCTATCATGATGCACAGCCTTTGCTGGCAGCACTGGACGGCATCGTTGCCCCGCAGCCATGGCAGGGCGGCCTTCCTATCACTTATCATCTGGGTGCAGGAAAGGCCACAGTGCATTTGAAGATGGAATTTAGCTGGGATATGGTTCCTGCCTACGATGTTATTGCAAAAATAAAAGGCACTAAATGGCCTGATGAATGGGTGATGCGCGGTAACCACCATGATGCATGGGTGAACGGAGCGAGCGATCCTATCAGCGGCCAGTCTGCTATGCTGGATGAAGCCAAGGCGCTGGGCGACCTGTTAAAAACCGGCTGGAAACCAAAACGCAGTATTGTTTACTGTTCATGGGACGGGGAAGAACCGGGGTTACTGGGCTCAACAGAATATGTTGAAGGGCATGACAAAGAATTACAGGAAAAAGCGGTTGTTTATATCAACTCTGATGGTAACGGACGTGGTTTCCTTGGCGCAGGCGGTTCGCAGGCATTAGAGCCATTTATGGACGAAATTACCCAAAATGTAAATGATCCGCAAACGAATGTAAGTATCTATGATCGCAAAAAAGCGCATGAACTGGTTAGCGCGGCCTCAGTAAAAGATAAAAAAGAAATACTGGACAGGAAGGGTGGCAAACTGGAATCATTAGGTTCGGGTTCTGATTATTCCTCATTTTTGCAGCACCTTGGCATCCCGACGTTAGACCTGGGCTTTGGCGGCGAAGACGGCGGTGGCGAATATCACTCTATTTATGATTCGTTTGACGACTATCGCCGGTTCAAAGATTCGTCATTTAACTACGGTGTTGCGCTGTCAAAAACAGCTGGTCACGCGGTAATGCGGATGGCCAACGCCGAGTTGCTGCCGTTTGATTTTCGCAACCTGCAAACTACCGTGAGCAAATATGTTACTGAGCTGGGTGAACTGGTTGATAAAACGCGCGAAAACACTGCAATGGATAATCAGCTGATAAAATCAAACGACTTTGCCCTGGCTGCCGATCCAACCCAGCACGAAAAATTACCGGTTGCAAAAGACAGTGTACCCAAACTGGATTTTACCGCCTTAAAAACTGCTGTTGACACGCTAAAGAAGGTGGCTGATAAGCTGGCGGCCAGCTGGACAACAGCATCACAAGCCAAAGGCAATAATGATAAGTTGAACAAATTACTTTACCATGCCGAGCAGCAATTACTGTCTGCCGACGGCTTGCCACGCCGGCCATGGTACAAGCACACTATTTATGCGCCGGGCTTTTATACCGGATATGGCGTTAAAACCCTGCCGGGCATCCGTGAGGCCATAGAGCAGCGCAACTGGAAAGAAGCGCAGGATCAGATAGGTGTAGTGGCCAATAGTATAAACAACCTGGTGGGATATTTGAGCGCCGGCATTTAA
- the ruvX gene encoding Holliday junction resolvase RuvX, translating to MRIMAFDYGTKRIGIAVTDPMQIIATGLDTIHPLQIIDYLKKYFQTEQVERFIVGEPKQMDNTPSQSAIHVKGFVSLLKKTFPEIPVEMLDERFTSKMASATIAQSGMNKKHRQNKELVDTISAVILLQSFMEKDSFF from the coding sequence ATGCGGATAATGGCTTTCGATTATGGCACCAAACGCATCGGGATTGCCGTTACCGACCCGATGCAGATCATAGCTACAGGGCTTGACACCATTCACCCCCTGCAGATCATTGACTACCTGAAAAAATATTTTCAAACCGAGCAGGTGGAACGCTTTATTGTTGGCGAACCGAAACAGATGGATAATACCCCTTCCCAATCGGCTATTCACGTTAAGGGCTTTGTAAGTCTCCTTAAAAAAACGTTTCCGGAAATTCCTGTCGAAATGCTGGATGAACGCTTTACCTCTAAAATGGCGTCGGCAACCATAGCCCAAAGCGGCATGAACAAAAAGCACCGGCAAAATAAGGAGCTGGTAGATACCATATCGGCAGTGATCCTGCTGCAATCCTTTATGGAAAAGGACAGCTTTTTTTAG
- a CDS encoding DNA polymerase III subunit yields MQFKQIVGQDAIKQRLITSVKENRVSHAQLFLGPGGSGSLPLAVAYAQYLSCENKLETDSCGECSSCRKYQKLMHPDLHFSYPFFAKHKDDTAISFIEQWRDAFIANPYLSLDTWRGYLDAENKQANINIAECHQIIKKLSFKPFESPYKILILWLPEYLDKEGNALLKIIEEPQPNTLFLLVAQNQDQILNTILSRTQLIKIPPLGFDEIKEYLIEHHNQTGDAATEIAYLSNGSLTEALTMLQYDNKGYHVQFVQWLRLCFANKGLEVMSFVDQAAKMGRENQKNFLRYGVNFLRECCLLLSGAGSLVHLPAHELETAQKMTNVMIVEEAQAIVAELEKAHYHVERNGNPKILFLDVSLQIIKILSFKTIRAERTQYIPN; encoded by the coding sequence ATGCAATTTAAGCAAATAGTTGGACAGGATGCCATAAAGCAACGCTTGATCACCTCGGTAAAGGAGAACCGGGTTAGTCATGCGCAACTGTTTTTGGGGCCGGGCGGATCGGGCAGCCTGCCACTGGCGGTAGCTTACGCACAATATCTATCGTGCGAAAATAAGCTGGAGACAGATTCATGCGGCGAATGCTCATCATGCCGCAAGTATCAGAAACTGATGCATCCCGACCTGCATTTCTCCTATCCCTTTTTTGCTAAACATAAAGACGATACGGCCATTTCCTTTATTGAACAATGGAGGGACGCATTTATAGCTAACCCCTATTTAAGCCTTGACACGTGGCGCGGATATTTGGATGCTGAAAACAAACAGGCCAACATCAATATAGCCGAGTGCCACCAGATCATCAAAAAGCTGAGCTTTAAACCATTTGAATCGCCATATAAAATACTAATCCTTTGGCTTCCGGAATACTTGGATAAGGAGGGTAATGCCCTGCTTAAAATTATAGAGGAGCCGCAACCCAATACACTATTTTTATTAGTTGCACAAAACCAGGACCAGATTTTAAATACCATTTTAAGCCGTACACAACTGATAAAAATTCCGCCTTTAGGATTTGATGAGATAAAAGAATACCTTATTGAACATCATAATCAAACCGGGGATGCAGCTACTGAAATTGCTTATTTAAGCAACGGCAGCTTAACAGAGGCCCTAACTATGTTACAATACGATAACAAGGGTTACCACGTGCAGTTTGTGCAGTGGCTGAGGCTTTGTTTTGCCAATAAAGGACTGGAAGTAATGAGCTTTGTAGACCAGGCAGCGAAGATGGGACGCGAAAACCAGAAGAATTTTTTACGCTACGGTGTAAACTTTTTACGGGAGTGCTGCCTGCTTTTATCCGGCGCGGGCAGCCTGGTGCATTTACCCGCCCACGAGCTGGAAACTGCACAAAAAATGACGAATGTGATGATAGTTGAAGAGGCGCAGGCGATAGTTGCAGAACTGGAAAAAGCTCATTATCATGTGGAAAGAAATGGGAACCCTAAAATTTTATTTTTAGATGTATCTTTACAGATTATAAAAATACTTAGCTTTAAAACGATCCGTGCTGAGCGGACACAATATATACCGAATTAA
- the ricT gene encoding regulatory iron-sulfur-containing complex subunit RicT: protein MGCGSCSTGGGCSPAGCKSNGSCLTNGCSKLDVYDWLSHMDMPTNYKPFGVIEVKFKGSRKEFFLNSDNIYLEAGELVVVEAATGGYDVGHVSITGELVRMQMVKRRVREEDVVKKIYRKATVTDVDKWKAAKDLEWETMHKSRTLALELNLSMKLSDVDYQGDKTKATFYYTAEGRVDFRELIKKMAETFRIRIEMRQIGMRQEASRLGGIGSCGRELCCSTWLTDFKTVSTSAARYQNLSLNTLKLAGQCGKLKCCLNYELDTYMDALKHIPDNVNVLKTERGDARLQKTDIFKKLMWFSYPREESWIPLPIARVKEIQQMNREGVIPPDLGEVVELETKPVKVLDYENVVGQDSLTRLDERRNQNQGNKKKNKSRNKGQRPGGQTEGGNNTPRQDAGAGQPQGQRPPRVHEGRPEGNRNEANRPPQNRPEGNRPEGARPEGSNPNRHKKFRPNPNRNNQNRPDNNQGNQPGKE, encoded by the coding sequence ATGGGATGCGGAAGTTGTTCAACGGGGGGCGGATGCTCACCCGCCGGCTGCAAAAGTAATGGCTCATGCCTTACTAACGGTTGCAGCAAGTTAGATGTTTACGATTGGCTGTCGCACATGGACATGCCGACAAATTATAAGCCTTTTGGCGTTATCGAGGTTAAATTTAAAGGTTCAAGAAAAGAGTTTTTTCTTAATTCTGACAACATATACCTGGAGGCCGGCGAATTGGTGGTGGTTGAAGCTGCTACCGGTGGCTATGACGTGGGCCACGTTTCTATTACCGGCGAGCTGGTAAGGATGCAGATGGTGAAGCGCCGCGTAAGGGAAGAAGATGTAGTAAAAAAAATCTATCGCAAGGCTACTGTTACCGATGTTGATAAATGGAAAGCGGCCAAGGACCTGGAATGGGAAACCATGCACAAATCGCGTACGCTGGCGCTGGAGCTAAACCTGAGCATGAAGCTGAGCGACGTAGATTACCAGGGCGATAAAACCAAAGCAACTTTTTATTATACCGCCGAAGGACGCGTTGATTTTAGGGAACTGATCAAAAAAATGGCTGAAACCTTCCGGATCCGTATAGAAATGCGCCAGATAGGAATGCGCCAGGAAGCAAGCCGCCTGGGGGGAATCGGATCATGCGGGCGTGAGCTTTGCTGCTCCACCTGGCTTACTGATTTTAAAACGGTATCAACCTCTGCTGCCAGGTATCAAAACCTTTCGCTTAATACCCTAAAACTGGCCGGCCAGTGCGGTAAGCTTAAATGCTGCCTTAACTACGAGTTGGACACTTACATGGATGCGTTAAAACACATCCCCGATAACGTGAACGTATTAAAGACAGAAAGAGGCGATGCCCGTTTACAAAAAACGGATATCTTTAAAAAACTGATGTGGTTTAGCTACCCGAGAGAAGAATCATGGATCCCGCTGCCAATTGCCCGCGTTAAAGAAATCCAGCAAATGAACCGCGAAGGGGTTATCCCGCCTGATTTAGGTGAAGTTGTTGAGCTGGAGACCAAACCGGTTAAGGTTTTAGATTACGAGAACGTAGTGGGCCAGGATAGCTTAACCCGCCTTGACGAACGCCGCAATCAGAATCAGGGGAATAAAAAGAAAAACAAAAGCCGGAACAAGGGGCAGCGCCCCGGCGGGCAAACGGAGGGCGGCAATAATACACCGCGCCAGGATGCAGGTGCCGGACAGCCACAGGGCCAGAGGCCGCCACGTGTGCACGAAGGCCGCCCGGAAGGCAACCGCAACGAGGCTAATCGTCCGCCTCAAAACCGTCCGGAAGGTAATCGCCCGGAAGGTGCCCGTCCGGAAGGGAGTAATCCAAACAGGCATAAAAAATTCCGCCCAAATCCAAACAGAAATAATCAAAACCGCCCTGACAATAACCAGGGGAATCAGCCAGGTAAAGAGTAA
- a CDS encoding gliding motility lipoprotein GldH — protein sequence MKKGLIFFYCALITSLLMFAGCTDPNRIIDQNTEVPDHNWTYLNRFGFAVKIEDTQQAYTVYMNLRVTGDYKYSNLFVLISQTGPDKKTTEPRRYEMKLANKDGEWLGKGSGNLYSYLVPFLINYKFPAKGTYTFVIEQNMRDNPLREVSDVGLRVEKATP from the coding sequence ATGAAAAAGGGGTTAATTTTCTTTTATTGCGCACTTATCACCAGCCTGCTGATGTTTGCAGGCTGTACTGACCCAAACCGCATTATTGACCAAAACACCGAGGTGCCAGACCACAATTGGACGTACCTTAACCGTTTCGGCTTTGCTGTTAAGATTGAAGACACGCAGCAGGCGTACACCGTTTATATGAACCTAAGGGTAACCGGCGACTATAAATACTCAAACCTTTTTGTGCTGATTTCGCAAACCGGGCCTGATAAAAAAACCACTGAACCCAGGCGTTACGAAATGAAGCTGGCGAACAAGGATGGTGAATGGCTGGGCAAAGGATCCGGCAATTTATACAGCTACCTGGTTCCTTTTCTAATCAATTACAAATTCCCGGCTAAGGGAACTTATACTTTTGTTATCGAACAAAACATGCGCGATAATCCGTTGCGCGAGGTAAGCGATGTTGGCTTACGTGTAGAAAAGGCTACTCCATAA
- the rmuC gene encoding DNA recombination protein RmuC, with protein sequence MDVYILIAALIILVIAVVLFLKRPGSTALVSAEELLRLKTDNQSLQIELARAEQYAAGLIVEKESITHLLKEEKNRLLDELIDERSQLAAANQSLESARAYYKSQQEKIQEQKIEVDQIRKDFQLEFQNIANKLLDEKSQKFIETNRSNLDILLNPLKENIKAFEDKVEKVYNMEAAERNTLKGVITQLMDLNKLISSEAQNLTRALKGDNKKQGNWGEVILEKVLERSGLVRGQEYRLQASITTADGTRLQPDAIIDLPDDKHLVIDSKVSLTAYERLVNAETDEERKIHSRAHVESIRAHVNGLSAKNYHALYQINSPDFVLLFVPIESSFSFAVQVDAELFSDAWDKRVVIVSPSTLLATLRTIASIWKQERQNRNVLEIARLSGVMYDKFVGFVGDMEGIGKNIKLSQSAYDSALNKLVEGNGNLTRTAEKIKSLGAKATKRLDQKHFSQDED encoded by the coding sequence ATGGACGTGTATATCTTAATTGCTGCTCTTATAATCCTTGTAATTGCGGTTGTTTTATTTTTAAAGCGCCCCGGTTCCACCGCTCTTGTCTCGGCGGAGGAGCTACTGCGCTTAAAAACCGACAACCAATCGCTACAAATTGAGCTGGCCCGCGCTGAACAATATGCTGCAGGTTTAATTGTTGAAAAAGAAAGTATCACACACCTCTTAAAAGAAGAAAAGAACCGCCTTTTGGATGAATTGATAGATGAACGGTCACAACTGGCGGCCGCCAATCAATCGTTAGAGAGCGCACGCGCGTATTATAAATCGCAGCAGGAAAAGATCCAGGAACAAAAAATAGAAGTGGACCAGATCAGGAAAGATTTCCAGCTGGAGTTTCAAAACATCGCCAACAAGCTGCTGGATGAAAAATCACAAAAATTTATTGAAACCAACCGCAGCAACCTCGATATCCTTTTAAACCCGCTTAAAGAAAACATTAAAGCTTTTGAGGATAAGGTAGAGAAGGTTTACAACATGGAGGCGGCCGAGCGCAATACACTGAAAGGCGTGATCACCCAACTAATGGACCTGAATAAGCTCATCAGCAGTGAGGCGCAAAATTTAACCCGCGCCTTAAAAGGCGATAACAAAAAGCAGGGCAACTGGGGTGAGGTTATTTTGGAAAAAGTGCTGGAACGATCGGGGCTGGTGAGAGGGCAGGAATACCGCCTGCAGGCCAGCATCACCACTGCGGACGGCACACGACTGCAGCCTGACGCCATTATTGACCTGCCCGATGACAAACACCTGGTTATTGATTCGAAAGTGTCACTAACAGCTTATGAGCGGCTGGTAAATGCTGAAACGGACGAAGAACGAAAAATCCACTCAAGAGCACATGTGGAGTCGATCCGGGCGCATGTAAATGGGTTGTCAGCAAAAAATTATCATGCCCTGTATCAAATCAACTCGCCCGATTTTGTACTGCTTTTTGTGCCGATAGAATCGTCGTTCAGTTTTGCGGTACAGGTAGATGCCGAACTTTTTAGCGATGCCTGGGATAAACGCGTAGTTATTGTAAGCCCTTCTACCCTGCTTGCCACTTTGCGTACCATAGCCAGCATTTGGAAACAGGAGCGGCAAAACCGAAACGTGCTGGAGATTGCCCGCTTAAGCGGTGTGATGTATGATAAGTTTGTGGGGTTTGTTGGGGATATGGAAGGAATAGGCAAAAACATTAAACTGAGCCAATCTGCTTATGACAGTGCACTCAATAAGCTTGTAGAAGGAAACGGCAATTTAACCCGCACGGCAGAAAAGATAAAAAGCCTTGGTGCAAAAGCGACTAAACGATTGGATCAAAAACACTTTTCGCAAGACGAGGATTAA
- a CDS encoding glycoside hydrolase family 16 protein, with translation MLKRFCNALALAGVILVLFASSCQKNSDTTGPITAMPPDKKPVTPDTPVIYKLVWSDEFSGTAVDTSQWNMETGTGVNNEKEYYQAANATVENGNLVITAKQEFVGGASYTSARMNTLNKVSAKYGRIEARIKLPLGNGLWPAFWMMGSNIKALSWPNCGEIDIMEHINADDLIYGTIHWNGGGGHVQYGDKTTTATPGDYHLYAVEWNEKEIRWYVDDKQFVTANIAANINNTGAFHLPFFILLNLAVAGDFPGQTVDQGKLPAKMYVDYVRVYKAQ, from the coding sequence ATGCTTAAAAGATTTTGTAATGCCCTGGCATTAGCTGGCGTTATACTGGTGCTGTTTGCATCATCCTGCCAAAAAAACAGTGACACAACGGGCCCTATTACCGCAATGCCGCCCGATAAAAAACCCGTTACGCCTGATACCCCGGTAATTTACAAGCTTGTATGGTCAGATGAGTTTAGCGGAACGGCCGTTGATACCTCCCAATGGAACATGGAAACCGGCACCGGCGTAAATAACGAAAAAGAATATTACCAGGCCGCCAACGCAACCGTTGAAAACGGGAACCTGGTTATAACCGCAAAACAGGAATTTGTTGGCGGAGCATCATACACCTCGGCCAGGATGAATACACTCAACAAAGTTTCGGCTAAATATGGAAGGATAGAAGCCAGGATAAAACTACCGCTTGGAAATGGTCTGTGGCCTGCGTTTTGGATGATGGGATCAAATATAAAAGCATTATCATGGCCCAACTGCGGCGAGATTGATATTATGGAACATATAAATGCCGATGATTTAATATATGGCACCATACACTGGAACGGCGGCGGCGGCCACGTACAGTATGGAGATAAAACCACTACCGCAACGCCGGGCGACTACCACCTGTATGCGGTAGAATGGAATGAAAAAGAAATCCGGTGGTATGTTGACGATAAACAATTTGTGACCGCCAACATTGCTGCAAACATTAATAATACCGGCGCATTCCACCTTCCTTTTTTTATCCTGTTAAACCTTGCCGTTGCGGGCGACTTCCCCGGACAAACAGTTGACCAGGGTAAACTGCCGGCAAAAATGTACGTTGACTATGTTCGGGTGTATAAAGCGCAATAG
- a CDS encoding glycoside hydrolase family 5 protein — protein sequence MKKLILIAFIGLFITPATLNAQIRKFITVKGKEVIGTNNKPFLMRGTNLGNWLVPEGYMFKFKNVSSPRLINQALTEILGPDDIKAFWKKYQDSYITAADIHFLKEAGMNSIRIPFNYRLFTAESYMGQNNPNRGFELLDRVIGWCKKEGLFVILDMHCAPGGQTGDNIDDGDGYPFLFKSKASQLLTINIWHRIAAHYAGETTVMGYDLLNEPIATYFKAEDFNPYLEPLYKEITRSIRMVDKNHILFLGGAQWDSNFKVFGKPFDSKLVYQFHKYWTEPTQKVIQDYIDFRDKYNVPIYCGETGENKDEWIKTFKDLLEKNNIGWHYWPYKKLDNTAGIITFDVPAGYDKVIEYTEKPRSTFEEIRKAAPEEREQLVKALYAFINNSRFENCHPNKGYVEALGFKVK from the coding sequence ATGAAAAAATTAATTTTAATTGCTTTTATCGGGCTGTTCATTACGCCAGCTACGCTTAATGCGCAAATCCGCAAGTTTATTACCGTTAAAGGGAAAGAGGTAATAGGAACCAACAACAAGCCCTTTTTAATGCGCGGTACTAACCTGGGCAACTGGCTTGTGCCTGAGGGCTATATGTTTAAGTTCAAGAATGTAAGTTCGCCAAGGCTTATTAACCAGGCACTTACCGAAATACTGGGGCCTGATGATATAAAGGCCTTCTGGAAAAAATACCAGGATAGCTATATAACTGCTGCTGACATTCATTTTTTAAAGGAAGCAGGCATGAACTCTATTCGCATTCCGTTTAATTACCGCCTGTTTACAGCCGAAAGTTATATGGGACAAAACAACCCTAACCGGGGCTTTGAGCTGCTGGACAGGGTGATAGGCTGGTGCAAAAAAGAAGGGCTATTTGTTATTTTAGATATGCATTGCGCTCCAGGTGGACAAACCGGCGATAATATTGATGATGGCGATGGGTATCCTTTTCTGTTCAAAAGTAAAGCCAGCCAGCTCTTAACTATTAATATTTGGCACCGCATAGCCGCGCATTATGCCGGCGAAACTACCGTAATGGGTTACGATTTGTTGAATGAGCCTATCGCGACCTATTTTAAGGCAGAGGATTTTAACCCGTACCTTGAACCGCTTTATAAGGAAATTACCCGCTCAATCCGGATGGTTGATAAAAACCATATCCTGTTTTTGGGTGGCGCACAGTGGGATAGTAATTTTAAGGTGTTCGGCAAGCCTTTTGATTCAAAACTGGTGTACCAGTTCCATAAATACTGGACAGAGCCAACCCAAAAGGTTATCCAGGATTATATTGATTTCAGGGACAAGTACAATGTGCCCATTTACTGCGGCGAGACCGGTGAGAACAAAGACGAATGGATAAAAACGTTTAAAGATCTGCTTGAAAAAAATAATATTGGCTGGCATTACTGGCCGTACAAAAAGCTGGATAACACCGCTGGTATTATCACCTTTGATGTGCCCGCCGGGTACGATAAAGTAATTGAGTATACCGAAAAACCCCGCTCAACATTCGAGGAAATCCGTAAGGCGGCACCCGAAGAGAGGGAGCAACTGGTAAAGGCGTTATACGCATTTATAAATAACAGCAGGTTTGAAAACTGCCATCCCAATAAAGGATACGTGGAGGCGCTGGGCTTCAAGGTGAAGTAG